A single Staphylococcus muscae DNA region contains:
- the rplP gene encoding 50S ribosomal protein L16, with the protein MLLPKRVKYRRQHRPDTKGRSKGGNFVTFGEYGLQATTTSWITSRQIESARIAMTRYMKRGGKVWIKIFPHTPYTQKPLEVRMGAGKGAVEGWIAVVKPGRVLFEVAGVSEEVAREALRLASHKLPVKTKFVKREELGGELNES; encoded by the coding sequence ATGTTACTACCAAAGCGTGTAAAATATCGTCGTCAACATCGTCCTGACACAAAAGGTCGTTCAAAAGGCGGTAACTTTGTAACATTCGGTGAGTATGGTCTTCAAGCAACTACAACATCTTGGATTACATCTCGTCAAATCGAATCAGCTCGTATCGCTATGACACGTTACATGAAACGTGGCGGGAAAGTTTGGATTAAAATCTTCCCTCATACACCATATACACAAAAACCTTTAGAAGTACGTATGGGTGCTGGTAAAGGTGCGGTTGAAGGCTGGATCGCAGTTGTAAAACCAGGTAGAGTATTATTCGAAGTAGCAGGCGTATCTGAAGAAGTTGCGCGTGAAGCACTACGTTTAGCAAGCCACAAACTTCCAGTTAAAACGAAGTTTGTAAAACGTGAAGAATTGGGTGGTGAATTAAATGAAAGCTAA
- a CDS encoding SE1832 family protein, with product MDLEQQLQELKMDYIRLQGDLEKRESTSQQVDPLIKQLESIEQQIAEVRAKLQQ from the coding sequence ATGGACTTAGAGCAACAATTACAAGAACTCAAAATGGATTACATCCGCTTGCAAGGAGATTTAGAAAAACGCGAATCAACATCACAACAAGTTGATCCGTTAATTAAGCAACTCGAATCAATCGAACAACAAATTGCTGAAGTACGTGCAAAGCTACAGCAATAA
- a CDS encoding GNAT family N-acetyltransferase produces MKTNYIQDFSHVATFIQDNLSKNQSYVHKLPVDCTESLQTYLSNADYHHQLHTTQDSNGLAMVLICTPYAEHRYQVIGPIYRQGATFTEHDLKQLFESATAHHHRPSTYYFSFSTAHPAIKSYMKSIGAAYTFTDYHLEATQDLGESERDHLIIDYQPVYFRHLKKLHEKAFQHSSETAETIVNHLDDSHKLFLYVEEGLLKGYLYLVLDAQTERAEIKYFSSHTDYRLRGIAFDLIQHAIHHACQDNDIQTVHFKIRSKNHQLVSRFDTLGFHIKESYDKFKCHF; encoded by the coding sequence ATGAAAACTAACTATATACAAGATTTTTCTCATGTCGCAACATTCATTCAAGATAACCTCTCAAAAAATCAATCATACGTACATAAATTACCAGTGGATTGCACTGAATCATTACAGACATACTTATCAAATGCAGATTATCATCACCAACTACATACAACACAAGATAGCAATGGTCTAGCAATGGTACTTATCTGCACACCTTATGCCGAACATAGATATCAAGTTATCGGCCCTATCTATCGTCAAGGTGCTACTTTTACAGAACATGATCTCAAACAACTATTCGAATCAGCAACTGCACATCATCATCGACCTTCTACATATTATTTTTCATTTTCAACAGCACATCCTGCCATTAAGTCTTATATGAAATCAATCGGTGCTGCCTATACTTTTACCGATTACCATCTAGAAGCCACTCAAGATTTGGGTGAGTCAGAGCGCGATCATCTCATCATTGACTACCAACCTGTCTACTTCCGTCACTTAAAAAAATTGCACGAAAAAGCATTCCAACATTCATCCGAAACTGCAGAAACAATCGTAAATCATCTGGATGACTCACATAAGTTATTTTTATATGTAGAAGAAGGACTACTGAAAGGCTACCTATACCTTGTACTAGATGCGCAGACAGAACGTGCCGAGATCAAGTACTTCTCATCACATACAGATTATCGGTTGAGAGGCATCGCATTTGATCTCATTCAACACGCCATTCATCACGCTTGCCAAGATAATGACATTCAAACGGTTCACTTCAAGATAAGAAGTAAAAATCACCAACTCGTGTCTCGATTTGATACACTTGGTTTTCATATCAAAGAATCCTATGATAAGTTCAAATGCCATTTCTAA
- the rplW gene encoding 50S ribosomal protein L23 — MEARDILKRPVITEKSSEAMAEDKYTFDVDVRANKTQVKTAVEQIFDVKVDKVNIINYKPKKKRVGRYQGYTNKRRKAIVTLKEGQIDLFN; from the coding sequence ATGGAAGCAAGAGATATTCTAAAGCGCCCCGTAATCACAGAAAAATCATCTGAAGCAATGGCTGAAGATAAATACACATTTGACGTTGATGTTCGTGCAAACAAAACACAAGTCAAAACAGCAGTAGAACAAATCTTTGATGTTAAAGTTGACAAAGTCAACATCATCAACTACAAACCTAAGAAAAAACGTGTAGGCCGTTACCAAGGTTACACAAACAAACGTCGCAAAGCGATTGTTACATTAAAAGAAGGTCAAATCGACCTATTCAACTAA
- the rpsJ gene encoding 30S ribosomal protein S10 — protein sequence MAKQKIRIRLKAYDHRVIDQSAEKIVETAKRSGADVSGPIPLPTEKSVYTIIRAVHKYKDSREQFEQRTHKRLIDIVNPTPKTVDALMGLNLPSGVDIEIKL from the coding sequence ATGGCAAAACAAAAAATCAGAATCAGATTAAAAGCTTATGACCACCGTGTCATCGATCAATCAGCAGAGAAAATCGTTGAAACTGCTAAACGTTCTGGAGCGGACGTATCAGGTCCAATCCCATTACCAACTGAAAAATCAGTGTACACAATCATCAGAGCGGTGCATAAGTACAAAGATTCACGTGAACAATTCGAACAACGTACACACAAACGTTTAATCGACATTGTTAACCCTACACCAAAAACAGTTGACGCTTTAATGGGCTTAAACTTACCATCAGGTGTAGACATCGAAATCAAATTATAA
- the rplV gene encoding 50S ribosomal protein L22, whose amino-acid sequence MEAKAVARTIRIAPRKVRLVLDLIRGKDVREAVAILKLTNKASSPVVEKLLMSALANAEHNYGMNTDELVVKEAYANEGPTLKRFRPRAQGRASAINKRTSHITIVVSDGKEEAQEA is encoded by the coding sequence ATGGAAGCAAAAGCGGTTGCTAGAACTATCAGAATCGCACCTCGTAAAGTACGATTAGTATTAGATCTAATCAGAGGTAAAGACGTAAGAGAAGCAGTAGCTATTTTAAAATTAACAAACAAAGCCTCTTCTCCAGTAGTAGAAAAATTATTAATGTCCGCTTTAGCTAATGCTGAGCACAACTATGGTATGAACACTGACGAATTAGTTGTTAAAGAAGCATATGCTAACGAAGGACCAACTTTAAAACGTTTCCGTCCACGTGCTCAAGGGCGTGCAAGTGCAATTAACAAAAGAACAAGCCACATTACAATCGTTGTAAGTGATGGTAAAGAAGAAGCTCAAGAAGCTTAA
- a CDS encoding NCS2 family permease, whose protein sequence is MRRYFRFDEHQTNYKREILGGLTTFLSMAYILAVNPQVLSLAGVDGVPADQKMDQGAIFVATALAAFVGCLFMGLIARYPIALAPGMGLNAFFAFTVVLTMGIPWQVGLTGVFFSGFVFAILTATGLRETIINAIPYEMKLAVSSGIGLFITFVGLQSSGIIVNNDATLVTLGKITDPPVLLAVFGIIVTVILYTKKVPGAIFLGMVLTAIAGLVTQQIAPPTGIVGKVPSIAPTFGAAFESFQDPAQLFTIQFLIVILTFLFIDFFDTAGTIVAVANQAGFMKDNKLPRAGRALFADSLATMTGAVFGTTTTTSYIESTSGVAVGARTGLASIVTGICFLLALFFSPLMAVVTSAVTTPALVVVGVLMASNLADISWKKFEVAVPAFVTIIMMPLSYSIATGIACGFIFYPITMLLTKRHKEVHPIMYALMIIFILYFVFVHG, encoded by the coding sequence GTGAGAAGATACTTCCGCTTTGACGAGCATCAGACTAACTATAAACGAGAAATTCTCGGCGGTCTTACAACGTTTTTATCGATGGCATATATTTTAGCCGTCAATCCACAAGTTTTAAGCTTAGCAGGTGTTGATGGTGTGCCTGCAGATCAGAAGATGGACCAAGGTGCTATTTTCGTAGCGACAGCACTTGCAGCATTTGTAGGTTGTTTATTTATGGGGCTTATCGCCCGCTACCCAATTGCACTTGCACCTGGTATGGGATTGAATGCGTTCTTCGCATTTACAGTTGTTCTAACTATGGGAATTCCATGGCAAGTCGGTTTAACAGGCGTATTCTTTTCCGGATTTGTATTTGCCATTTTAACAGCAACAGGTTTGAGAGAAACGATCATTAATGCAATTCCTTATGAGATGAAATTAGCAGTATCTTCCGGTATTGGTTTATTCATTACATTTGTCGGTCTACAAAGTTCAGGAATTATCGTAAACAACGATGCAACTTTAGTTACTTTAGGTAAGATTACTGACCCACCCGTATTATTAGCCGTTTTCGGTATTATTGTAACTGTGATTCTGTATACTAAGAAGGTGCCTGGTGCAATCTTCTTAGGGATGGTTCTAACAGCGATTGCAGGTCTTGTTACACAACAAATTGCACCGCCAACAGGTATTGTAGGGAAAGTTCCAAGTATCGCTCCAACATTTGGTGCTGCTTTCGAATCATTCCAAGACCCAGCGCAATTATTTACGATTCAATTTTTAATTGTTATCTTGACATTCTTATTCATCGATTTCTTTGATACTGCTGGTACAATTGTAGCAGTAGCCAATCAGGCAGGGTTTATGAAAGATAACAAGCTACCTCGTGCAGGACGTGCGTTATTTGCAGACTCATTAGCAACAATGACGGGTGCTGTGTTTGGTACTACAACAACAACATCATACATCGAATCAACGTCAGGTGTTGCAGTAGGTGCACGTACTGGTTTAGCGAGTATCGTAACAGGCATCTGTTTCTTATTAGCATTATTCTTCAGTCCACTAATGGCTGTTGTAACATCGGCAGTCACAACACCAGCATTGGTTGTAGTAGGTGTGTTAATGGCTTCTAACTTAGCTGACATTAGCTGGAAGAAGTTTGAAGTAGCTGTACCAGCATTCGTTACAATCATTATGATGCCTTTATCATATTCAATTGCGACAGGTATTGCGTGTGGTTTCATCTTCTATCCAATCACAATGTTATTAACGAAACGTCATAAAGAAGTACATCCAATCATGTATGCATTGATGATTATCTTCATCTTATATTTTGTATTTGTACATGGTTAA
- the rplD gene encoding 50S ribosomal protein L4 → MANYDVFKVDGTKAGSVELNDAVFAIEPNNDVLFEAIQLQRASLRQGTHAVKNRSAVRGGGRKPWRQKGTGRARQGTIRAPQWRGGGVVFGPTPRSYSYKMPKKMRRLALKSALSFKVQENEFKIVDSFNLEAPKTKEFKATLTNLELPKKVLVVTLGDVNVELSARNIPGVQFTTPEGLNVLELTHADSVLITEEAAKKVEEVLG, encoded by the coding sequence ATGGCAAATTATGATGTATTCAAAGTTGATGGAACTAAAGCAGGTTCTGTTGAACTTAACGATGCGGTATTCGCAATCGAACCAAACAACGATGTTTTATTTGAAGCTATTCAATTACAACGCGCTTCATTACGCCAAGGAACGCATGCGGTAAAAAACCGTTCAGCAGTTCGTGGTGGTGGACGTAAACCATGGAGACAAAAAGGTACAGGACGTGCACGTCAAGGTACTATCCGTGCTCCACAATGGCGTGGCGGTGGTGTGGTATTCGGACCAACACCAAGAAGCTACTCATACAAAATGCCTAAGAAAATGCGTCGCTTAGCATTGAAATCAGCACTTTCATTCAAAGTTCAAGAAAATGAATTCAAAATCGTTGACAGTTTCAACTTAGAAGCGCCAAAAACAAAAGAATTCAAAGCAACTTTAACTAACTTAGAATTACCTAAAAAAGTTCTTGTTGTTACTCTTGGTGATGTAAATGTTGAATTATCAGCACGTAATATCCCAGGTGTTCAATTCACAACACCAGAAGGCTTAAACGTATTAGAATTAACACATGCTGACAGTGTTTTAATCACTGAAGAAGCAGCTAAAAAAGTTGAGGAGGTGCTCGGATAA
- the rpmC gene encoding 50S ribosomal protein L29, whose translation MKAKEIRDLTTSEIEEQIKSSKEELFNLRFQLATGQLEETARIKTVRKTIARLKTVARERELEQGKANQ comes from the coding sequence ATGAAAGCTAAGGAAATTAGAGACTTAACCACTTCAGAAATCGAAGAACAAATCAAATCTTCAAAAGAAGAGCTTTTTAACCTACGCTTTCAATTAGCTACAGGTCAATTAGAAGAGACTGCTCGTATCAAAACTGTAAGAAAAACGATCGCACGTCTAAAAACTGTTGCACGTGAAAGAGAATTAGAACAAGGTAAAGCAAACCAATAA
- the rpsS gene encoding 30S ribosomal protein S19: MARSIKKGPFVDEHLMKKVEAQGDSQKKQVIKTWSRRSTIFPNFIGHTFAVYDGRKHVPVYVTEDMVGHKLGEFAPTRTFKGHAADDKKTRR; the protein is encoded by the coding sequence ATGGCTCGTAGTATTAAAAAGGGACCTTTCGTCGATGAGCATTTAATGAAAAAAGTTGAAGCTCAAGGTGATAGTCAAAAGAAACAAGTAATCAAAACTTGGTCACGTCGTTCAACAATTTTCCCAAACTTTATTGGACACACATTCGCAGTATACGATGGACGCAAACACGTACCTGTATACGTAACTGAAGATATGGTTGGTCACAAATTAGGTGAATTTGCTCCAACACGTACGTTCAAAGGTCACGCTGCAGACGACAAGAAAACAAGAAGATAA
- the rpsQ gene encoding 30S ribosomal protein S17, with product MSERNDRKVYVGKVVSDKMDKTITVLVETYKTHKLYGKRVKYSKKYKTHDENNSAKLGDIVKIQETRPLSATKRFRLVEIVEESVII from the coding sequence GTGAGCGAAAGAAATGATCGTAAAGTTTACGTTGGTAAAGTTGTTTCAGATAAAATGGACAAAACAATCACTGTTTTAGTTGAAACTTACAAAACACACAAACTATATGGTAAACGTGTTAAATACTCAAAAAAATATAAAACACATGATGAAAACAATTCAGCTAAATTAGGAGATATCGTTAAGATTCAAGAAACGCGTCCTTTATCAGCGACAAAACGTTTCCGTTTAGTAGAAATTGTCGAAGAATCAGTAATTATTTAA
- the rpsC gene encoding 30S ribosomal protein S3, translating into MGQKINPIGLRVGVIRDWEAKWYAEKDFASLLHEDLKIRKFIDKALKDASVSHVEIERAANRINIAIHTGKPGMVIGKGGSEIEKLRNKLNQLTDKKVHINVVEIKKVDLDARLVAENIARQLENRASFRRVQKQAIGRAMKLGAKGIKTQVSGRLGGADIARAEQYSEGTVPLHTLRADIDYAHAEADTTYGKLGVKVWIYRGEVLPTKKNSEGGK; encoded by the coding sequence GTGGGTCAAAAAATTAATCCAATCGGACTTCGTGTTGGTGTAATTCGTGACTGGGAAGCTAAATGGTATGCTGAGAAAGACTTCGCATCACTTTTACACGAAGACTTAAAAATTCGTAAATTTATTGATAAAGCATTAAAAGACGCATCAGTATCTCATGTTGAGATCGAGCGTGCTGCTAACCGCATCAATATCGCAATTCACACTGGTAAACCAGGTATGGTAATTGGTAAAGGCGGTTCAGAAATCGAAAAACTTCGCAACAAATTAAACCAATTGACTGATAAAAAAGTTCACATCAACGTTGTAGAAATCAAGAAAGTAGATCTTGATGCACGTTTAGTAGCTGAAAATATCGCACGTCAATTAGAAAACCGTGCTTCATTCCGTCGTGTTCAAAAACAAGCTATCGGAAGAGCAATGAAACTTGGTGCAAAAGGTATCAAAACTCAAGTATCAGGTCGTTTAGGTGGCGCTGACATCGCGCGTGCTGAACAATATTCAGAAGGAACTGTACCACTTCATACATTACGTGCTGACATTGATTACGCACATGCTGAAGCAGACACTACTTACGGTAAGTTAGGTGTTAAAGTATGGATTTATCGTGGTGAAGTTCTTCCTACTAAGAAAAATAGTGAAGGAGGAAAATAA
- a CDS encoding DNA topoisomerase III — MKALILAEKPSVGRDIAKALQVNATKQGYFENNAYIVTWALGHLVTNATPEQYDKSLQQWRMEDLPIIPKHMKTVIINKTRKQFNTVQKLMQRDDVKQIIIATDAGREGELVARLIIDKARIKKPIKRLWISSVTTKAIRDGFKHLKDGSQYHNLYQAALARSEADWIVGINATRALTTKYDAQLSLGRVQTPTIQLIHMRQQEIKNFRPQDYYTLSIKLNGVKFDFRQERRMTDRTELETLVNELKGQEVEIVSIDTKDKKSYPSPLFNLTDLQQAAYQRYHMGAKQTLNTLQQLYERHKLVTYPRTDSNYLTTDMVGTLKERLQATMGTTYLDVAKSLMQQKFDAKARYINNQKVSDHHAIIPTEVRPNMSDLSPNEQKIYLLIVQRFLEVLSPPYRYVEQKVTAKFGDVTFVNQMQQPIELGFKKLQTDVQQREKTADFEKGSRIKIQDATIQAHQTTPPPYFNEGTLLKAMERPDKFFSLRDKKSAQTLKETGGIGTVATRADIIDKLYSMNAIENQNGSIKVTSKGRQILELAPEALTSPVLTAKWEDKLLRIEKGQLKRQQFIAEMKDFTQQIIEEIKQSEQKYKHDNLTSAECPTCGKFMLRVKTKNGSMLVCQDPSCKTKKDVKTQTKARCPQCKKRLTKFGVGKQATYRCSCGYTETQEQMDKRFKNKGKDKVSKRDMKKYMKDDTMENNPFKEALKGLKG; from the coding sequence ATGAAAGCATTAATTTTAGCTGAAAAACCATCAGTAGGTCGAGATATTGCGAAGGCACTACAAGTCAATGCAACGAAGCAAGGATACTTTGAAAATAATGCGTATATTGTTACGTGGGCGCTCGGTCACCTTGTAACCAATGCGACACCTGAACAGTATGATAAGTCGTTGCAACAATGGCGTATGGAAGACTTACCGATCATACCAAAGCATATGAAAACAGTCATTATCAATAAGACGAGAAAGCAATTTAACACAGTACAAAAACTGATGCAAAGAGATGATGTTAAGCAAATTATTATTGCGACTGACGCCGGACGAGAAGGGGAACTTGTAGCACGTCTTATTATCGATAAGGCCCGTATCAAGAAGCCAATTAAGCGGTTATGGATTAGTTCTGTGACAACAAAAGCTATTCGTGATGGTTTTAAACATTTGAAGGACGGGTCACAATACCACAACTTATACCAGGCAGCATTAGCACGAAGTGAAGCAGATTGGATTGTAGGTATCAATGCGACACGTGCACTCACAACAAAATACGATGCACAGCTGTCTTTAGGCCGTGTACAAACACCAACGATTCAATTGATTCATATGCGTCAACAAGAGATTAAAAACTTTAGACCACAAGATTATTACACGTTATCAATCAAGTTGAATGGCGTGAAGTTTGATTTTCGACAAGAGCGTAGGATGACGGATCGTACCGAATTAGAGACACTTGTTAATGAATTGAAAGGGCAAGAAGTTGAAATTGTATCAATTGACACAAAGGATAAAAAATCATATCCGAGCCCACTGTTTAATTTGACAGACTTACAACAAGCGGCTTATCAACGTTACCACATGGGGGCAAAGCAAACATTAAATACATTGCAACAGTTATATGAACGACATAAGCTTGTTACATACCCTCGTACTGATTCAAACTACTTAACAACGGATATGGTAGGGACGTTGAAGGAGCGTTTACAAGCGACAATGGGGACAACGTACCTTGATGTGGCTAAGTCATTAATGCAACAGAAATTTGATGCGAAAGCAAGGTATATCAATAATCAGAAGGTATCCGATCACCATGCGATTATTCCAACTGAAGTTCGTCCTAATATGAGTGACTTATCACCGAATGAGCAAAAGATTTACTTATTGATTGTGCAACGATTTTTAGAAGTGTTATCACCACCGTATCGTTATGTTGAGCAAAAAGTGACTGCGAAATTTGGGGATGTAACTTTTGTGAATCAGATGCAACAACCGATTGAATTAGGATTTAAAAAGCTGCAAACAGACGTACAACAGCGAGAAAAGACAGCAGACTTTGAAAAGGGAAGTCGTATAAAAATACAAGATGCAACGATACAAGCACATCAAACGACACCGCCGCCTTACTTCAATGAAGGAACATTATTGAAGGCGATGGAGCGTCCTGACAAGTTCTTCTCATTGAGAGATAAGAAGTCAGCACAAACACTTAAAGAAACAGGTGGTATCGGAACGGTTGCAACACGTGCGGATATTATCGACAAGTTGTACAGTATGAATGCGATTGAGAATCAAAACGGCAGCATTAAGGTGACGTCGAAAGGAAGACAGATTTTAGAGTTAGCGCCTGAAGCACTTACATCACCAGTGCTAACTGCGAAGTGGGAGGATAAGCTGTTACGCATAGAAAAAGGACAACTAAAACGTCAGCAGTTTATTGCAGAGATGAAAGACTTCACGCAACAAATCATTGAAGAAATTAAACAGAGCGAGCAGAAGTACAAGCATGACAACTTGACGTCTGCCGAATGTCCGACGTGCGGAAAGTTCATGTTAAGAGTGAAAACTAAAAATGGTTCTATGCTCGTATGTCAAGACCCAAGCTGTAAGACGAAAAAAGATGTCAAAACCCAAACAAAAGCACGCTGCCCACAATGTAAGAAGCGGTTGACAAAGTTTGGTGTCGGAAAACAAGCTACTTATCGTTGTAGCTGCGGTTATACAGAAACACAAGAGCAGATGGATAAACGCTTTAAAAACAAAGGGAAAGATAAAGTATCCAAACGTGACATGAAAAAATATATGAAAGATGACACGATGGAAAACAATCCATTTAAGGAAGCGCTCAAAGGATTAAAAGGATAA
- the rplB gene encoding 50S ribosomal protein L2: MALKHYKPITNGRRNMTTLDFSEITESKPEKSLLQPLPKKAGRNNQGKLTVRHHGGGHKRQYRVIDFKRNKDGIAGKVDSIQYDPNRSANIALIVYADGEKRYIIAPKGLEVGQIVESGSEADIKVGNALQLKDIPVGTVIHNIELKPGRGGQIARSAGASAQVLGKEGKYVLVRLRSGEVRMILSTCRATVGQVGNLQHELVNVGKAGKSRWLGKRPTVRGSVMNPNDHPHGGGEGRAPIGRPSPMSPWGKPTLGKKTRRGKKRSDKLIVRGRKKK, encoded by the coding sequence ATGGCTCTTAAACATTATAAGCCAATTACTAATGGTCGTCGTAATATGACTACATTAGATTTCTCTGAAATTACAGAGTCAAAACCTGAAAAGTCATTATTACAACCGCTACCGAAAAAAGCGGGTCGTAACAACCAAGGTAAATTGACTGTACGCCATCACGGTGGTGGACACAAACGTCAATACCGTGTGATTGATTTCAAACGTAATAAAGACGGAATCGCTGGTAAAGTTGATTCAATTCAATATGATCCAAACAGATCAGCAAATATTGCTTTAATCGTATATGCAGATGGTGAAAAACGCTACATCATCGCACCTAAAGGATTAGAAGTAGGTCAAATCGTTGAAAGTGGTTCAGAAGCTGACATCAAAGTTGGTAACGCACTTCAATTAAAAGACATTCCAGTAGGTACAGTTATTCATAATATCGAATTAAAACCAGGCCGTGGTGGCCAAATCGCACGTTCTGCTGGTGCAAGCGCACAAGTATTAGGTAAAGAAGGTAAATACGTTCTTGTAAGACTTCGTTCTGGTGAAGTTCGTATGATTCTTTCAACTTGCCGTGCAACAGTAGGACAAGTTGGTAACCTCCAACACGAACTTGTAAATGTCGGTAAAGCCGGTAAATCAAGATGGTTAGGTAAGAGACCAACAGTTCGTGGTTCTGTAATGAACCCTAACGATCACCCACACGGTGGTGGTGAAGGCCGTGCGCCAATCGGACGTCCATCTCCAATGTCACCATGGGGTAAACCAACTCTTGGTAAGAAAACACGTCGTGGTAAGAAACGTTCAGATAAACTTATCGTACGTGGACGTAAGAAAAAATAA
- the rplC gene encoding 50S ribosomal protein L3 has protein sequence MTKGILGRKIGMTQVFGENGDLIPVTVIEAKENVVLQKKTEEVDGYNAIQIGFENKEAYKKGSKTNKYATKPAEGHAKKAGTAPKRFIREFRNINVDEYEVGQEVSVDTFEVGDVIDVTGTSKGKGFQGAIKRHNQARGPMSHGSHFHRAPGSVGMASDASRVFKGQKLPGRMGGNTVTVQNLEVVQVDTENSVILVKGNVPGPKKGFVQIQSAIKANK, from the coding sequence ATGACCAAAGGAATCTTAGGAAGAAAAATTGGTATGACACAAGTATTCGGTGAAAACGGGGACTTAATTCCTGTAACAGTAATCGAAGCAAAAGAAAACGTAGTATTACAAAAGAAAACTGAAGAAGTAGATGGCTACAACGCGATCCAAATCGGTTTTGAAAACAAAGAAGCATATAAAAAAGGTAGCAAAACTAACAAATATGCAACTAAACCAGCTGAAGGTCACGCTAAAAAAGCAGGCACAGCACCTAAGCGCTTCATTCGTGAATTCAGAAACATCAATGTTGACGAATACGAAGTAGGTCAAGAAGTCTCAGTTGATACATTCGAAGTTGGAGACGTAATTGACGTAACAGGAACTTCAAAAGGTAAAGGTTTCCAAGGCGCAATCAAACGTCACAACCAAGCACGTGGACCAATGTCTCACGGTTCTCATTTCCACAGAGCACCAGGTTCAGTAGGTATGGCGTCAGACGCATCACGTGTATTCAAAGGACAAAAATTACCAGGCCGCATGGGTGGTAACACAGTCACTGTTCAAAACTTAGAAGTTGTTCAAGTAGATACGGAAAACAGCGTAATTTTAGTAAAAGGTAACGTACCTGGTCCTAAAAAAGGTTTTGTACAAATCCAATCAGCAATCAAAGCTAATAAATAA
- a CDS encoding AEC family transporter yields the protein MTANFLIILLLITLGYILKRMRYISGQDSRVISTIVLNVTLPSVVIVNLNDVTLTPSLSILPVMMILYGTITKILIVMLFLKYNNEVRGTVAIMIGSLNIGIFAYPLVQQIWPDVGLIYFGMADIGGAVVMFGMTYFAASYFKNMSGGLNPKRVLKNLATSIPLMTYVVMLLLNIFNLSLPQESIRFFDVLAAANLPLSMILLGVLIDFRLDRRYLPITLKYLGLYYGFGLLFGTLVYYLLPVSDDMIKTTLQLIWLMPVGVAALSYAVQFRYRTLPVIAMASNITIVISIITLYVYQYLFVPT from the coding sequence ATGACTGCAAACTTTTTAATCATATTATTATTGATCACATTAGGATACATATTGAAACGAATGAGATATATTTCAGGACAAGACAGTCGTGTCATATCGACCATCGTACTAAATGTCACCTTGCCATCGGTTGTCATCGTCAATTTGAATGATGTGACGTTAACCCCTTCGTTATCCATTTTGCCAGTCATGATGATTCTATACGGAACTATCACAAAAATTCTGATTGTGATGCTGTTTTTAAAGTATAACAACGAAGTGCGAGGGACGGTAGCAATTATGATAGGGAGTCTCAATATTGGAATATTTGCCTATCCACTCGTTCAACAAATATGGCCTGATGTCGGATTGATTTATTTTGGAATGGCTGACATCGGGGGTGCTGTTGTTATGTTTGGAATGACTTACTTTGCGGCATCATATTTTAAAAATATGAGTGGTGGATTGAACCCAAAGAGAGTGTTGAAAAACTTAGCGACATCTATTCCTTTGATGACGTATGTTGTAATGTTGCTACTCAACATATTCAATCTAAGCCTTCCGCAAGAGAGTATTCGTTTTTTTGATGTATTAGCTGCAGCAAACTTACCGCTCTCTATGATTTTATTAGGTGTCTTGATTGATTTTAGATTGGATAGACGCTACTTACCGATTACACTGAAATACTTAGGACTGTACTATGGGTTTGGTTTATTATTCGGTACACTCGTTTACTACTTGTTGCCTGTATCGGACGACATGATAAAGACAACACTACAACTAATCTGGCTAATGCCAGTCGGGGTTGCAGCGCTGTCTTATGCTGTACAATTTCGCTATCGGACACTTCCAGTTATCGCGATGGCGAGTAATATTACGATTGTGATTAGTATTATCACACTCTATGTGTATCAATACTTATTTGTACCCACATAA